The Microcaecilia unicolor chromosome 3, aMicUni1.1, whole genome shotgun sequence nucleotide sequence gtgatgtagctgcactaaggggcccttttattaagacaCGGTAGGGCTAACACGCTTTTTCCCACAgcagctcaatgggtggcggtaaggactcaagcagtaaatagccacgtgaTACttttaagtagtataccatgccatgttttgtattattagttgaatatttttactgctgtagctgcctattgctcatgtttgatctattcttactgtacaccgccttgagtgaattccttcaaaaaggcagtaaataaatcctaaaaaataaataataaaataaataaatgactcaAGCTGTCATATTCCAAGAGGGAGATTTGACACAGTTCTGTGTTTTTGATAAacccatcctgatgcattatgggactgatttcaatggctagaatcagagactacaaatctcacactgctttgggatatgagTTCTAAATTAAGTCTGGttaaaatgtctccctcctggaactaggtaaccaggctggggggggggggggggggggggcaccccccccccccccgaaactctcccagagctgccaaggggaccCGATCTTTGAAAGGGAGATGTTAAGCCATGCCCCATCTACACCGTACCTTGTCCAGTCACGCTTCCAGACCCGCCCACTTTCTCTCCAGGCTCCACCCCTGACAGATCTTGGCCATAGCACCAataagccacctcctcctcaggcagcagGAGAGACATCTTAACAAAACATCATCTCCTTCTGCCACGGCCCAGCTGTGAGGTTTTGCAGCTCTAATCACAAGGCTGGTCCTACGGCAGCGGGAAAtgttgtcttattaatgcatctgCTGAAGATGGAGGGGGAAGCAGCTCAGGAGAAGATCTTCACTCCCCAGCAAGGGTGCGGGAAATGAGCCACGAAAGCGGGAGTCTCTCCCACAGATTGAGGGAGACCGTGCGGGTCTGATCTCAAGGAGCTCCCTTGCTGAAGCTCTTCCTGAGTCACAGCCAACCCTCActgtgaaagaagaaaagaaaaatgttctccccTTGCTTGAGCACAGTACCTTGAGAGGCCTTTCGTAAAGAGGAAACAGTTTGAAAAGTGATCTTTATTCTGTAAATTCATATGCAATTCCAAGCCAAACAAGGTTGAGAACGTGACTCTGGAAATGTTCCCTGCATGATCACTAGAATTTAAAGCTGTGGATTAATGTTTACAAGTCCCGACCTAGTACATCAGCCAGACCTCACTTGAGTTGCTGAAGAAGGCCCAACCAGAGGGGAAACAGCTAGCAACTGCTACTACTATtaacttttcatttctatagtgctattagatgtaTGCAGCTCTGTAGAACAACATGTATGAGACAATctcttgctcgacagagcttacaatctattcaaggcagagaaacaggacaaataagggatgaggGAGTTAAATTTATTATGGGGATGATTAAATGATACAGATAAAAATCATAGAGCTTCCTTTTAGCAAAAAGACATTGTCTCAAAACCAGCAACTTAAAAATGCTAAAACTCAGCCTTCCTGATGCTGATGGAAGCCATTTTGTTTAGCGGAACAGGATGTCTACTCCCAACACCCACATCAAGGATTGCCTTATTTTGAAGTAAATgcataggtgtgtgtgtgttggtggagGGAGGATGGGTGAGAGGACACTACAGGATCTTTGTCAGAAAGAAACACAGGAGTGCAGTAAGGCCTGCAAGCAAGGAGAACCTGATGACCCCCACTCCCGACTCAGACTGATGGGGTTCCGATTTCGAGTTGCAGAGGTCTTCCTCACAGCAGACGGTGGAGGTGGTATAGGTGAGATGCCCCCAGGATGTAGTGTCATTTACACCGCACCTGCTACGTTCCACACAGTCCTTCTTAGTTATGAAATTTGCCGAGCCTGGTGGAAGAAGAATTTAAAAGAGTTAGTCTCCCCTTGGTGGTTTGTAGAGTTTTTTTGAAGTGTTACTGCAGAGTTACAGTGGCTTCAGAAGCTTGGGATGCGGTggccagcgttttttttttttttttaatatcaaatTGAAGAACTATATACTGTTCTCTTAGCTACAGGCGACCCCAGTGGTCATGAGAACACCAGAAACATATTAGAAGTTGTACACAGCAGTTCCCAAATAAAAGCCAAGATGGAGGAAAGCCATGTGTGATGGCTCTTAATGAGAtctagatgggagaagggaaggccATGCAGCGAGGAAGTAGAGGTTATGCTACTCACCAGCTTTCCCTTTAATGGATGCGCAGACCTCACCAGTGTTACATGTCACTGTGCTCTGGATACACGGGATGTCCCCCAAGGTGAATTCGCATTTtatgcaccttttctgttgtccTGCTCCTGAAAGAGACAGAAACATGGTGGAGAATCAGATTAGGTCACTGGGAAAGcccctccccaccaaaaaaattTCTAGAACATTCCTCGGTCCTGTGCTCTGTAACCGAGTCAGAATCCAAGAGTTGctcaggggcccttatactaagttgCGTAGGCACGTAGGCGTGTCCTAGGTGCGTCAATTGTGAACTACCGCTCGGCTTCCGCATGGCCtgcgcagtaatttcattttttacttccGTCCACTAAGAGGGTGGTAATCAGCCTTGTACGCGCGtggaccattactgcccggttaacgcgtgagactttattgctaggtcaatggttggcggtaaggtctcaggcccacaaTGGGCGCGGGCCAATTTTTATTtcgccacaagtccattttcgcccccctcctcaaaaggccttttttgtaggtgcgctgaaaaatggacctgcgcgcatccaatacacatgcctacaccagctcaggccattttttggcgcaccttagtaaaaggatcccttagtccCTTCCTGCGGCTACAGGCAGCAAGCTGACAGGGGCCACCAAGGGCAccacatggtaaaattatgtatcatacctgataattttctttccgttaatcatagcagatcaatccatagactggtgggttgtgtccatctaccagcaggtggagatagagagcaatccttttgcctccctatatgtggtcatgtgctaccggaAACTcatcagtatgtcgatatcaaagctccatccgcaggactcagcacttagagaattacaccctcaaagggacactctgcccagctcaccaccaccgaagcgggggaggggaatcaacccagctcactaccgccgaaacgggggagcgGAACCCACACCCGCTGACGCGGAGgggactggcttatcctgctaccgcaaccgcgggaggagctggcttaccctaacaccgccgaagcgggagggatacaaagctaccttACTGCcggacgaagcgggagggagcgccggcagaatttagttatcaatccagccaccgtcgaaacggggggagaggaatgcagcagctcactgtaacacaaaatcgtctcaacttgAGAAAACTTCAATTGGAGAACTTGAACACGACGTTCTccagaacaggaactgaagactaaacttgaacctgaaatacaaccagaacacaaacaatatagagatctgggaggggctatggattgatctgctatgattaatggaaagaaaattatcaggtatgatacataattttaacttccatatcatcaagcagatcaatccatagactggtggaatgtaccgaagcagtactcacccagggcgggacatggaaatccctgaacacaacactgaagctccaaactgggcctcggcccgagcagccacatccaagcagtAATGTCGTGAGAAGATATGGgcagatgcccaagttgccgctctacaaatctcttccaaggggacggatctggactctgccatcgaggccgcctgcgcTCTAGTAGAGtgcgccttcagctgaataggcggaatcttccctgcggccacataagctgccgcaatcgtctccttgacccagcgtgccacagtaggcttagatgcctgcagacccctacgagggcctgcgaacagcacgaacaggtgatctgATTTcctgaaatcattggtcacttccaagtatccgATGATGACCCATctaacatccagacatttgagagcagggtactcctctgggtaatcctccctaagaaaggagggtagacaaagctgctgattcacatggaagcaagaaacaatcttgggcaagaaggaaggcactgggcaaatcgacactcctgcctcagtgaaccgcaggaaTGGCTCTCtgcacgagagcgcctggagctcggaaactcttctggctgaagtgatagccaccaaaaagaccgctttcaacgtcagcgatgccctcaacaagggctcaaagggtggcttctgcaaggcccgtagcaccagattgagattccacgtaggcactatcaagtgcagaggagggcgcaggtgattaactcctttgagaaagtgcaccacatctggctgcaaagccagggaagcccccttcagacgactcctgaagcaagctagagctgccacctggactttcagcgaactgagcgacaggcctttctccagaccctcttgcaggaacgccaacactgaagagattggagcagtgaagggcgatagagagcctgcctcgcacTACAATGCAAAGGTACGCAAAACCCTGACGTAagtggtagaagtagagcgcttcctcgctctcagcatagtggcgatgaccttgtccgagaagcccttcttcctcagccgcttccactcaagagccaggccataagaccaaagggggagggatcctccatcactacGGGACACTGatgcaagaggccccgctccgctggcagccgcagagggccatcCACTGAGAGTCtgattaagtccgcataccagggacgtctgggccaatccggacccaccaggatcacccggcctagaactctgcccatcatgggccagggcgggaacacatagagaagctcctgtgccaaccactgctggagaagagcatcgactcccatagatcgagggtcccgtcctctgctgaaaaaacgcggcacttggcaatcatAATGGCCGAGCCCGCCgaggctgagagagggccttcctcaggagagacaattttcaaaatgctcatggcctgcgctaacaggttgggcaaatcctctgagcgaaaaagccgcactgcagaggggtcatccgctccatcagagcgaggatcagtctcctccaaagaatcccctaaggacctttgggagaactcgATACACTgccctcatccacatcagaggagacagagtcccctaGGGTCTGGAGATCCACCGGAGGGCGTTTCATCATAGAAGCCTCGTCACCCTtgtcagacaggggagcaggggcagcgtcttgcataagaaaagcctaatgcagcagcaaaataaactcaggggaaaaaacccccagtctgtgcacttctgcagcctgggccacagccctagaggcactctcaacctgcactcccaagagcgggggagaggcacactgcgcatccaaaatggcatctgtcgtgacactccgtgaaggagccgtgcgggaagaatggcgctttaatttcgccgacttttTACTGTCGCCCGAGTCAAGGGCGACCATATcattaatgtctcccacctcaagggcggcccaagaagaagccgtccgagcagtgTGGCCGGCCAcaaccgggagggcggccagtGGGAGATGGGtgcctaaggcgggaaaaaccACCGCACCGAAGGAAAACCCGGGGAACTCTCCTGACTCCGAAAAGGCGTTTCTGCCTTTGagccccccgcttccccgctagacgcgcgcacgcggtccggggagcgtctTGTCTCGCCCTTGCCATCCGacgccatagccacgtggagaccgttcgggaaaccccctgcccgctagaaaaaggtaaaattacctgcttcttgctccgagctgcaatgatttggagtcccagtgagcagctgcaaacaaaagacatttttcttttcctgttttttgttttttttttaaacggagccagcgggaggggggagaaaaggagggacctggaatcaccaggtttcacttgctcaagaagagccctcaaccccaggtactcaacaaaacctaaacaattgggcttggagacctagccagagctgctgctgtgtgaccaccacctgcaagagaacatactggggagttccGGCAGCACataaccacatatagggaggcaaatggattgctctctatcttcacctgctggtagatggacacaacccaccagtttatggattgatctgcttgatgatatggaaattgttTTAAACTGAGATTTCGGGGTAGATATTATTAGGCTGGCAGTGGTCAGCTTtatgtccagatattcaatgcaaggcGCTAGgcaatgtccaggcactggcactggatCTCCGGGCAGATGTGACTGGATAAAACCAggacttttttgagggggtactgagtactggtaccttttccattgtctgctaaaattgacccacagaccccaaatttttaatgaaagagctcaggctctacacatcaattctggctattgtggggtgggtccctcag carries:
- the SPACA4 gene encoding sperm acrosome membrane-associated protein 4 isoform X1 encodes the protein MNKLILWGLVALLCIHFGAGQQKRCIKCEFTLGDIPCIQSTVTCNTGEVCASIKGKAGSANFITKKDCVERSRCGVNDTTSWGHLTYTTSTVCCEEDLCNSKSEPHQSESGVGVIRFSLLAGLTALLCFFLTKIL